One Pleurocapsa sp. PCC 7327 DNA segment encodes these proteins:
- a CDS encoding MgPME-cyclase complex family protein gives MTTYYYILASQKFLIEEEPLEEVFRERTRHYQEKKQEIDFWLVKQPAFLEAPEFAEIKAKCPQPAAAIISTNQQFITWLKLRLEYVVVGEFQAPSQTITDPLASLETVS, from the coding sequence ATGACTACCTATTATTACATCCTAGCCAGCCAAAAATTTTTAATAGAAGAAGAACCCTTAGAAGAAGTTTTCAGGGAACGCACGCGACATTATCAAGAAAAGAAACAAGAAATTGACTTTTGGTTAGTCAAGCAACCTGCATTTTTAGAGGCACCGGAATTCGCCGAAATCAAAGCGAAGTGTCCTCAACCAGCAGCAGCGATTATTTCTACCAATCAACAGTTTATTACTTGGTTGAAATTACGCCTAGAATATGTAGTCGTGGGTGAGTTTCAAGCCCCCTCCCAAACAATTACCGATCCATTAGCTTCGCTGGAAACCGTTTCTTGA
- a CDS encoding helix-turn-helix domain-containing protein, protein MSYTIPNSCIECGTCKPLCPTGAIQIDDGQYWIEPGLCDGCQDRYSEPQCVVHCPIDCPTPLQAKKGRYKAAERIATSPDLFSNGKNNPFASSMVIWEACKLLSGAKILPWKTDANGKLYYQRAVKHGRGAIAFRLSDDRESDLPQTLDEAAALPILDAIDIRSACLHLIYAAYATTLEKPWEQEFIISDLQIEKYLGLDKRKDLTKATKLTLIKILAQQPCQLLTTIDWPQQGKVKSFSVEESRLWHLIAIHHHFQQDESGHKHLMGITFRIRAGRWAEYFLNKQSYRKRTAFYQYGTLPQFLLSTVMSIWQQHQGAVRMMLWLLFKVKMGQQQCITVPTLMRVAYGKEKMLEASLKREHRKRLVRTFESDLEVLNYYRLKPIFDPATYQSEIQPLWAKLDELPEDAEEALEFWTNDGSGDRRLTDSGPRGKWDLLMKARILGFELPSEWAEQLAKLEKKKQQKTARKTQPKMNFELSAEAIQTARKHRGISQRDLAKKLGKSQSWIRDLENGRFCAKLEDQLLLRKVLGLS, encoded by the coding sequence ATGAGTTATACAATTCCCAACAGTTGTATTGAATGCGGTACTTGCAAACCTTTATGTCCGACGGGCGCTATTCAGATCGATGACGGGCAATATTGGATCGAGCCAGGTCTGTGCGATGGTTGCCAAGACCGCTATAGCGAACCTCAATGCGTCGTTCATTGTCCAATCGATTGTCCAACTCCCCTGCAAGCCAAAAAAGGGAGATACAAAGCTGCCGAAAGAATAGCCACTAGCCCCGATCTTTTTTCCAACGGCAAGAACAATCCCTTTGCTTCTTCGATGGTGATTTGGGAAGCTTGCAAATTATTGAGTGGCGCAAAGATTCTTCCCTGGAAAACTGATGCTAATGGGAAGCTATATTATCAGCGAGCGGTCAAACACGGTCGGGGCGCGATCGCATTTCGACTGAGCGATGACCGTGAAAGCGACCTTCCCCAGACGCTAGACGAAGCAGCAGCCCTACCGATTCTTGACGCGATCGACATTCGCTCTGCATGCTTACATTTAATTTACGCTGCCTATGCCACAACCTTAGAAAAGCCTTGGGAACAAGAATTTATTATTAGCGACCTGCAAATTGAAAAATATTTAGGCTTAGATAAACGCAAAGATTTAACTAAAGCCACCAAGCTAACTTTGATTAAAATCCTGGCACAGCAACCCTGTCAGCTCCTTACGACGATTGACTGGCCCCAACAAGGTAAAGTTAAAAGCTTTTCAGTTGAGGAAAGTCGTTTGTGGCATCTGATAGCAATTCATCATCATTTTCAGCAAGACGAGTCAGGACACAAACATTTGATGGGTATAACCTTTAGAATTCGCGCGGGACGCTGGGCAGAATATTTTTTAAACAAGCAAAGCTACAGAAAACGAACTGCTTTTTATCAGTACGGAACCCTGCCTCAGTTTTTATTAAGTACCGTGATGAGCATTTGGCAGCAACATCAAGGAGCCGTGCGGATGATGTTATGGTTGCTATTTAAAGTCAAAATGGGTCAGCAACAGTGTATTACCGTTCCTACCTTGATGCGCGTTGCCTATGGGAAAGAAAAAATGCTGGAAGCTTCTTTAAAGCGAGAACATCGAAAGCGACTTGTGCGAACTTTTGAAAGCGATTTAGAAGTGCTTAACTATTACAGACTCAAACCTATCTTCGATCCGGCAACCTATCAAAGCGAAATTCAACCGCTATGGGCAAAATTAGACGAGCTTCCCGAAGACGCAGAAGAAGCGCTAGAATTTTGGACTAACGACGGCAGTGGCGATCGCCGCTTAACCGATTCCGGACCTCGCGGAAAGTGGGATTTATTGATGAAAGCTCGTATTTTGGGGTTTGAGTTGCCATCAGAGTGGGCGGAGCAACTTGCCAAACTCGAAAAGAAAAAGCAGCAAAAGACCGCGCGAAAAACCCAACCCAAGATGAATTTTGAATTATCTGCCGAAGCAATTCAGACAGCCAGAAAACATCGAGGTATCAGTCAGAGAGATTTAGCCAAAAAGCTGGGAAAAAGCCAAAGTTGGATTCGAGACTTAGAGAACGGTCGTTTCTGTGCCAAGTTGGAAGATCAACTATTGCTTCGGAAAGTGTTGGGATTATCTTGA
- a CDS encoding acireductone dioxygenase, whose translation MAILRLESGTTYTQLEDISRELAPLNVQLNYWSVGDNPELRKLLAQEKLNEDEKKQVLQALDGYFERLKQNAGYQSRDLIVLHPNIPNLDALLAKFESCHTHADDEVRYIIDGEGVFGFVRPDGSQVELTIQPEEYINVPAGTEHWFHLSDRKRIKAVRYFVTTEGWVPKYTGTSIRFPALAMG comes from the coding sequence ATGGCAATTTTACGTTTGGAAAGCGGAACGACCTACACCCAATTGGAAGACATTTCCCGCGAACTTGCTCCCCTCAACGTTCAGCTCAATTATTGGTCTGTCGGCGATAATCCTGAACTTCGTAAGTTGCTAGCACAAGAAAAATTAAATGAAGACGAAAAAAAACAAGTTTTACAAGCATTAGACGGCTATTTTGAACGGTTAAAGCAAAATGCAGGCTATCAATCTCGCGATTTAATCGTTCTCCATCCCAATATTCCCAATTTAGATGCTTTGCTGGCTAAATTTGAAAGCTGCCATACCCATGCAGATGATGAAGTGCGTTATATCATCGATGGCGAGGGAGTTTTTGGATTCGTTCGTCCCGACGGATCTCAGGTAGAACTAACCATTCAACCCGAAGAATATATCAATGTCCCCGCCGGAACGGAACATTGGTTCCATCTTAGCGATCGCAAACGCATTAAAGCAGTCCGTTACTTTGTCACTACAGAAGGTTGGGTTCCTAAATACACGGGAACCTCAATTCGTTTCCCAGCTTTAGCAATGGGTTAG
- a CDS encoding RuBisCO large subunit C-terminal-like domain-containing protein yields MSIEVDYRFPPGIDAQRQAKVIAVGQTAGTWDERFAHREDSLKRHLAEVVSVETDEQGYSIARVRFPDLNVENDISSLLTMIFGKYSLAGAAKVVGVHLPQTYGRMPKVGITGIRERLGVRDRPLIMAIYKPALGLSAEDHAAILEQVADAGLDIIKDDEIMGDLAVAPTLKRLEACRRVLDEVKAKTGRTVLYAVNVTGTADKLIEKARLLVREGANALLLNVLTYGFSVLEALAADPEINVPIFAHPAFAGAMCASADTGLAYSVVLGTLMAHGGADAVLYPAHYGSLPFDPQEEQKIRDSLRSRNVFPVPSAGIHPGIVPKAIADYGKDVILNAGTGIMDHPDGAAAGVRAFFEALERLQNGRSFELETLPAGALRRAIEKWGKP; encoded by the coding sequence ATGTCTATTGAAGTCGATTACCGCTTTCCCCCTGGAATAGACGCACAGCGTCAGGCAAAAGTCATCGCTGTCGGGCAAACGGCGGGAACTTGGGACGAGCGCTTTGCCCATCGCGAAGACTCTCTCAAACGTCACTTGGCTGAAGTTGTCAGCGTCGAAACCGACGAGCAAGGCTATAGCATCGCTAGAGTGCGCTTTCCCGATCTAAACGTCGAAAATGACATCTCTAGTCTTTTAACGATGATTTTCGGCAAATATTCCCTGGCTGGAGCGGCAAAAGTAGTCGGGGTGCATCTCCCCCAGACCTATGGCAGGATGCCCAAAGTGGGGATTACGGGAATTAGAGAAAGATTGGGAGTCCGCGATCGCCCCTTAATCATGGCAATTTATAAGCCAGCTTTGGGACTGTCTGCCGAAGACCATGCCGCCATTTTAGAACAGGTGGCAGATGCGGGATTAGATATCATCAAAGATGATGAAATTATGGGCGATTTAGCCGTTGCACCGACGCTAAAGCGGCTAGAAGCCTGCCGCCGCGTCTTGGATGAAGTGAAAGCGAAAACGGGACGCACGGTATTGTATGCTGTCAATGTCACGGGAACGGCAGATAAATTAATCGAAAAAGCCCGCCTATTGGTCAGAGAAGGGGCAAATGCTTTACTACTCAACGTCCTCACCTACGGCTTTTCCGTCCTAGAAGCCTTAGCCGCCGATCCAGAAATTAATGTCCCCATTTTTGCTCATCCCGCCTTTGCTGGGGCGATGTGTGCCTCTGCCGACACGGGATTAGCCTATTCGGTGGTGTTGGGAACTTTGATGGCACATGGCGGGGCGGATGCAGTGCTATATCCTGCTCATTATGGCAGTTTGCCTTTCGACCCACAAGAGGAGCAAAAAATTAGAGATAGTTTGCGATCGCGCAATGTTTTTCCCGTTCCCTCGGCGGGCATTCATCCGGGGATCGTCCCCAAAGCAATCGCAGATTACGGGAAGGATGTCATTCTCAATGCCGGGACGGGGATTATGGATCATCCCGACGGTGCCGCCGCAGGCGTTCGCGCATTTTTTGAAGCCTTGGAAAGATTGCAAAACGGTCGATCTTTTGAATTAGAGACTTTGCCAGCAGGCGCGTTGCGGCGGGCAATAGAAAAATGGGGGAAACCCTAA
- the hpf gene encoding ribosome hibernation-promoting factor, HPF/YfiA family produces MKLLIQGNNITVTEAIHDYVEQKLEKAVKHFQGMTTKVDVHLSVARNARIPDKHKAEVTVYANGAVIRAQEGSENLYASIDLVSDKIARQLRKYKERLQDKKVASVKAGEIVEEKPVSETLIGDRTPELPPEVVRMKYFAMPPMSIEEALEQLQLVDHDFYMFRNRDTNEINVIYLRNHGGYGVIQPRQSNGNSNGTH; encoded by the coding sequence ATGAAGCTTTTGATCCAGGGCAATAACATTACAGTTACTGAAGCCATTCATGATTACGTAGAGCAGAAGCTAGAAAAAGCCGTTAAACACTTTCAAGGCATGACGACAAAGGTAGACGTTCATTTGTCCGTAGCCCGTAATGCTCGAATCCCTGATAAACACAAAGCCGAGGTCACAGTTTATGCTAACGGAGCAGTGATTCGTGCCCAGGAGGGAAGCGAAAACCTATATGCCAGTATCGATCTAGTCTCTGATAAAATTGCGCGTCAGCTACGCAAATACAAAGAAAGATTGCAAGACAAAAAAGTCGCTTCAGTGAAAGCCGGAGAAATTGTCGAAGAAAAACCTGTAAGCGAGACCTTAATTGGCGATCGCACCCCAGAACTTCCGCCAGAAGTGGTACGCATGAAATATTTTGCCATGCCTCCCATGTCAATCGAAGAAGCCCTGGAACAACTTCAGTTAGTCGATCACGATTTCTATATGTTCCGCAACCGCGACACCAATGAAATTAATGTGATTTACCTGCGCAACCACGGTGGCTATGGCGTGATCCAACCGCGTCAGAGCAACGGAAATTCTAATGGTACTCATTAA
- a CDS encoding pyridoxine 5'-phosphate synthase produces the protein MLTLGVNIDHVATIRQARRTVEPDPIAAAVLAELGGADGITAHLREDRRHIQDRDVRLLRQTVRTHLNLEMAAIDEMVAIAIEVKPDYVTLVPEKREEVTTEGGLDVVGGLDRLCQVVDRLQGEGILVSLFIDTDPAQIEAAAKTKAQFIELNTGKYAEAHDEKTRQKELDLLRKGCEEAISLGLRVNAGHGLTYWNVYPVACIPGMEELNIGHTIISRAVLVGMERAVREMKLAMRGEF, from the coding sequence GTGCTAACTCTCGGTGTCAATATCGATCACGTTGCAACCATTCGACAGGCACGACGTACTGTCGAACCCGATCCCATTGCTGCTGCCGTTTTAGCCGAACTAGGCGGTGCCGATGGCATTACCGCTCATCTGAGAGAGGATCGCCGTCACATCCAGGATCGAGACGTGCGACTCTTGCGGCAAACAGTACGCACTCATTTAAACTTAGAAATGGCAGCCATTGATGAAATGGTCGCGATCGCTATTGAGGTCAAACCCGATTACGTCACCCTCGTCCCGGAAAAACGGGAAGAAGTGACCACAGAAGGGGGACTCGATGTTGTAGGCGGACTGGATCGCCTTTGCCAAGTTGTCGATCGCTTGCAAGGCGAAGGCATTCTGGTAAGCTTGTTTATCGATACCGATCCCGCCCAAATCGAAGCCGCAGCTAAGACAAAAGCTCAATTTATCGAACTGAACACAGGAAAATATGCCGAAGCCCACGACGAAAAAACGCGCCAGAAAGAATTAGACTTGTTACGGAAAGGATGCGAAGAAGCGATTTCCTTGGGGTTGCGCGTCAATGCAGGTCACGGCTTAACTTACTGGAATGTCTATCCAGTCGCCTGTATTCCCGGCATGGAAGAACTCAACATCGGTCACACTATTATTAGTCGGGCAGTGTTAGTCGGCATGGAAAGAGCCGTCCGAGAAATGAAACTTGCCATGCGAGGTGAATTTTAG
- a CDS encoding CapA family protein, which yields MTNCITLFLCGDVMTGRGIDQILPHPSNPLLHEPYVKSAEEYVELAQEANGAIQYPVNFSDIWGDAIDEWERLAPDLRIVNLETSITTSEDYWEGKDIHYRMNPANIPCLVAAKIDCCSLANNHVLDWGYSGLAETLQSLKEAKIESAGAGRNLQAAEAPAMMEIKGKGRVIVFSFGLATSGIPFSWRASEERPGVNLLKDLSEATVCQISEQIRKIKRSRDIVVASIHWGGNWGYEIDRGQREFAHRLIERAGVDLVHGHSSHHIKGIEVYQDKLILYGCGDFLNDYEGVSGYEAFRDDLGLMYFARIEPLTGKLVSLQMTPTQIKRLRVNRALPQDAFWLRDVLHREGKRLGTQVELNPDRTLSLKWR from the coding sequence ATGACCAATTGCATCACCTTGTTTCTGTGCGGGGATGTTATGACAGGAAGAGGGATCGACCAAATATTACCTCATCCAAGTAATCCACTCCTGCACGAGCCATATGTCAAAAGTGCCGAAGAATACGTCGAACTGGCTCAGGAGGCGAACGGGGCCATACAATACCCTGTCAACTTTTCTGACATTTGGGGAGACGCTATTGATGAATGGGAACGTCTCGCACCAGATTTGAGGATCGTTAATTTGGAGACAAGCATCACCACCAGTGAAGATTATTGGGAAGGTAAGGACATTCACTATCGGATGAATCCAGCCAATATTCCCTGTTTGGTGGCAGCAAAAATCGATTGTTGTTCTCTGGCAAACAATCACGTTCTCGATTGGGGCTATTCGGGTTTGGCAGAGACATTGCAAAGCTTGAAGGAAGCTAAGATCGAAAGTGCAGGAGCCGGACGGAATCTGCAAGCGGCAGAAGCTCCAGCCATGATGGAGATTAAAGGCAAAGGGAGAGTTATTGTTTTTTCATTCGGATTAGCAACAAGCGGAATTCCTTTCAGTTGGAGGGCTTCAGAAGAGCGACCTGGGGTCAATCTGTTAAAAGACTTGTCAGAGGCAACTGTCTGCCAAATTAGCGAACAAATCCGAAAAATTAAGCGATCGCGAGATATTGTCGTTGCCTCGATTCATTGGGGAGGGAATTGGGGTTACGAGATCGATCGCGGCCAAAGGGAATTTGCCCATCGACTCATCGAAAGAGCTGGAGTCGATCTCGTTCACGGTCATTCTTCTCACCATATCAAAGGGATCGAAGTTTATCAAGACAAGCTGATTCTCTATGGCTGCGGAGACTTTCTCAATGACTATGAAGGAGTGAGTGGCTATGAAGCGTTTAGAGACGATTTGGGCTTAATGTACTTTGCTCGGATAGAGCCATTAACTGGGAAGCTCGTTTCTTTGCAAATGACCCCAACGCAAATTAAGCGCTTAAGAGTGAATCGAGCTTTACCCCAAGATGCCTTTTGGTTAAGAGATGTTTTGCATCGGGAAGGAAAACGGTTAGGAACCCAAGTGGAATTGAACCCGGATCGGACTTTAAGCCTAAAATGGCGTTAA
- the lipB gene encoding lipoyl(octanoyl) transferase LipB: MTFLKVNGLTPGSQHRRCFLDNRGLVPYSEALEDQRSLVAQRIKDPNLEDIFLLLEHPPVYTLGTGASLDFLKFDPAQTGWEVHRIERGGEVTYHCPGQLVGYPILNLRHYRQDLHWYLRQLEEVIIQAIATYGLKGDRVPGLTGVWVEGYKVAAIGIKASRWITMHGFALNVCPDLTGFKHIVPCGIADKPVGSLVQFLPDINLERVRQDIATAFAEVFQVELIEIS, encoded by the coding sequence GTGACATTTCTTAAAGTTAACGGATTAACGCCTGGTTCTCAACACAGACGCTGTTTTCTCGATAACCGAGGATTGGTTCCTTATAGTGAGGCTTTGGAAGATCAGCGATCGCTAGTGGCGCAAAGAATCAAAGATCCGAATCTCGAAGATATATTCTTATTATTAGAACATCCTCCCGTTTACACGTTGGGTACGGGTGCGAGTCTGGATTTTCTCAAATTCGACCCCGCACAAACTGGCTGGGAAGTGCATCGCATCGAACGGGGAGGCGAAGTCACCTATCACTGTCCGGGGCAGTTAGTCGGCTATCCTATCCTCAATCTGCGTCATTATCGCCAAGATCTGCACTGGTATCTACGACAGCTAGAAGAGGTAATTATTCAGGCGATCGCGACTTACGGACTCAAAGGCGATCGCGTTCCCGGTTTGACTGGCGTTTGGGTAGAAGGATATAAGGTTGCTGCCATCGGCATCAAAGCGAGTCGTTGGATTACCATGCACGGTTTTGCCTTGAACGTATGTCCCGATCTGACGGGATTCAAACATATCGTTCCTTGCGGCATTGCCGACAAACCCGTTGGTAGTTTAGTTCAGTTTCTTCCCGATATCAATCTCGAACGAGTCCGTCAAGATATCGCTACTGCTTTTGCTGAGGTATTTCAAGTAGAGTTGATAGAAATATCATAA